Part of the Sorghum bicolor cultivar BTx623 chromosome 1, Sorghum_bicolor_NCBIv3, whole genome shotgun sequence genome, CCAGGCGTCGTGTGGCGCTTCGTCGCCACTGGCGACTGGGCTGATGGGGGACGTGGACAGCAGCAGTGGCGGCAGCGACGATCTCTTCGCCATCTCCAGGCAGATGGGGTTCGCGGCGACGAGCCCCGTCGCCTCGGCCTCGGTGGCGCCGCCGAGCACCACCGCACACCAGCAACCGTATTACTCATGCCAATCGCCTGCAGGTGAGTATATAGTATACTACCGAACATTGATCTAGCTGAATTATGTGTGTTTAGTCTTCGAATTCTGGATCGGTGGCTTCGTCTATTTCATGCATGTATTTCTCAACTCAATTTTGATGAAAAACGTTGGTTTTTAGTTTTCACCGCTACAATTTTGTCCATTTATTTTCATTGATGAAGTAGCAGGGAATTGATGCAGAATTCGAGGAGATCTAGCTTGTTGTTTCTTTTGGACTCGCATGCTTTAATTTATTTTGGTCTTCCTTGCAATAATTAATTGCATCGGTTCTTGTTCTTTAGTTCTTCAGTATTATTGTTCGGTTACCTCCAATATACCGGTGCATAAGATCATACCACATGATACATATGTTGTCCTCTATCTCCCGCCACCATGTATATCCATATACGTGACTGTTTGTAGAAATTTGATTAAACATCTTGGGAGGGATGAAATAGTTTTCAAAGTTGAACAGTTAGCAGGACTAAAACTAAACCTGAACATTAACACTCATGTGTACTGAACatgatatgcatgcatgcatcgacCCTGCTACTTGTTTTTGCCTTTTCGTCTACTTAACCCTCGCTCCGTCGACCATGCATGGATCTGAAACTTTTCAGTACCATTAATTCAACCATGTAGTTGATACCTAGTATGTTAAACAAGAAGTTCAATTATTTACACGTGAGTATATATGCCTTTGAAATAGTAATTCCTGCATGTATACTTCTGCCTTACATTTAGTATCATCAATTAACAAAAGTTAGGTATTACCTCTAGCTAGCAGGTTAAAGCAAAGGAACGTTACAACTCGTAATAGCCTCTGAAGCACCCTGTGCCTCACAACAAAGCTAATGGTGTTGTAATCCAAGAATGCATGCAACTACTACGTACTGATCATATTTCCATGCATGCTATGGTACCTTAAATTAGTTTgcaaaccccccccccccccccccccctctccctctctctcggaaaaaaaaaactagacccAAAACTTGAGAATGAAGACCGACCTGATCAGGATATATGTACTCTATATATATAGCAACGACTGAATGGCACTCATAATCATCTCTCCATTTGTTATTTCTGTCGTCAGTTGGCAGCTAGATATTCTAAGATGCCGCTATATTTGATTTCTTTTTGAGTGTGGATTCTGAACTAACTGACTACCTGTGTGGATTGATTGGCTCTGATTGCCTTCTAATTCCAGCGACGATCACGGTGTTCATCAATGGAGTCCCAATGGAGGTTCCCAGGGGTCCAATAGACTTGCGAGCCATGTTCGGCCAGGACGTGATGCTCGTCCATTCCACCGGGGCCCTCCTCCCAGTCAACGACTATGGAATTCTAACGCAGAGCTTGCAGATGGGTGAAAGCTATTTCTTGGTAATCTCCCATATCGCCTCTCTCATCTACTCCATTCCATTCTAAATTTTATACATCTTTCTAAGTACATAGCTTTTACTAAGcacctatatatataaattatatcTAGACACATACTAAtactatatatctagaaaattcaaaacaacttataatttggaacaaaaGGAATATATATCTAATCTAATCACCGGTATTTAATCCACTCAAGCACCCTAATTAGGTGCACATTGGCGTAGGTTACGTTGTACGTACGAGATCAGTTGAAATAATGCATTTACCATTACTGGTATTTTCTTTCTCCTTGACAATTCTATTTTttagatacatagcttttgctatgcattCCCTCCATTTCAAATCATAAACaattttgacttttctagattcATAGCTTTTTACTATAAACCTAGTATATGTATAGACGTATTGTAGGAATGTATCTAAGAAAagtcaaaatatcttataatttagaacgaaAAGAGTATCTACACATATTGTATATCTATATGCATAACaaaaactatgtatctagaaaagttaGAACGACTTACAATCTAAAATGGAGGAAGTATATAATTGCTCATgtacatatatattatatagcttACAAGTTACAACAATTGTTTTTCTGCTATTCACACAGGTAGCAAGGCCAACTTAAAACTACCCGCACGTAGCTAGATTGTAGCGCAGTCTGCCGGTCTCGACTTGATATTCATCGGTTCAGATGGGATGCAgttcatgatcaatcaagatgGGTCGTCTGCAAGCAAACGATATATCTGTTCCTCGTCCATATATATAGTCCTTCGAGAAGAAAATTTAGCTAGCACCAAGAAAATATATGTATTATATTGCACCTCAAGAAAGTACCTACATATCTCCTTAAAACATAAGAAAACTTACGTGGGAGGTTAAGTTTTCCGATTGGATTATGAGTTACAATATTGGTGTTCTCTCTCGCGCACCATTTTCTTTACAAGGATATGCATGTGAATGCATGCATGAAATTCATTTTAGCTAGACAGTTGGACCTTTGTAATGATTTAATTTATAACTGTGTAATGATGTATGTCTATATATGTCGGTTGGATCTTGCTTGGAATGTCTGTCCTTATGTAAGGCCAAATTAGAGCTCTAAAATATGATCTTATATCTAGACCATTTTGTCTTTTGTGTGgacttttaatatatatttaaattaCTTCTTTTGTCCTAAATTATAAAGTATTCTGGATTGCTCAACCCTATCTATATATGTGCCTATCTTTTAGACCACATCAATTAATGTGTGCATACATATACATTGTGCCTGTCTTGAAACCACATCAGTGTGCATCCATACAGTGTGCCTTACTAGGAAATTAAGTAAGTTAGCAATGGATCAATCTAATTAATGAGGAACAAAATAATCTTTTGTTAGACTTCTTATTTCGTCTTAAAGTTGCTTGGATACTTTGTATTTCGGGAAGGACCGAAGGAGGAAGTACTCCCTTTGAATACTTATATGATGATATCACTACTTAATTTTTGTTGCACTTGAGTTGTGGTGACCTTTGGCTTGTCGGCTTGCGCAATGCAGACCAGttaataataaattaatatATTTTGCATCTCAGTGGAGAATTGGGGGTGACAAATGTGTGCTTGTGGTTGAGTTTTGGAGGAGTGAAAGGGTGAGGGTGTGTTAATAAAATACTCTTTGTGAGGACAACTCCTTTCTATAATTCAACATATTTTTTtgatagagggagtatattgCATATTGCACTGGTGGGAGGCTTGGGGCAGCCTCTGAGGAGGGGAGTACAGGCAAGGAGCAGACTCCATCTTCGTGCTCGTGGCTTGGGAGCTTTGAAAAGAAAGGAACGTCAGACTATTTTGTGGTGCAGCGGCGCAACCCCCACAGCTGCTAGCCTCTATCAAGCACCACGCCGAGCTCTGGGTGCAAGCCGGAGCCAAGGCCATCGGGAGATTATTGCAGCGAGTAGTACACTAGTGTAGCAAGCAAGTTTTAGGGTTAGGTCATGTGCTTTAGTGCTATATCTTCTAGAACCCGACCTACGTGTAAAAACGATTTGCCTCTCTTAATAAAAAATGTGCAGGCCTTTTTTTTCGAAATCGTGCATTAGCACGTGTTGTTTTAAGGGAAAAAAGAAGTCCGAATACAAGCACGTAAAGAACCATGGCGAGATGCCATAGGCTTGACGGCCAAACACATTAACACAGAGCACCGGCTTTAACGGTGGAGCTTGACCGGTGCAGGCCTTTTGCATCGAGAAAAAATTGTTGAGTTGATTTTGGGAGACAAATAATTATACGAGGACGATCATGATGAACTTTAGTTTTAATCATCCCTCTGGATTATTAAAACGTGAAATGGGAAAACGGGAAGAATAAAAATATTCAAATATACTAACTATACTATTTTTTAGTAAAATTCATCGTCGAACCCTAAACTTTTTGGACCGGTATTTGCACCTTATAAACCGGCCGGTATGGCTTGATCGCCCTGATAGCCCTCCAAAAGAACACTAGTACGTATCAGGGGGTTTCCGGCCGGTTTCCATGAAGCTACGCCACCGCCACTGTTTCCCTGCACGATTTATTTTAAAAGAAATCACACGGCTTGTTGGGTTGTGTCGAACGAAGTGTAGCACCAAGCACATGCCTATTGCACATGAGCCCACATGCATGCACGCAGCAGACAAATGTATATCTCGTATCGCACCTATACACACACACGGCCGATTCGTCGCATGAGGAAATTTAACAGAAAAATTCTCGTATCGTACGTACACCATATCAGACATGCTTGGCTATAGCAGCAAAGAAGGATGCATTGAACATTTGCTTGCCGGCCGGCTTGCCGCAAATATATAATTATAAAGCAAGAACAATGATGGGGGCGGCCATGCATGGCTCGTGCAGAGGTTCCCTTTAGCTAGCTGTACCCAAAGGGACGTGTCAAGCGCGCCGGCCGGCCTCCGACGCCGGCAGGCGGCACCTGCCCTCCACCGCCCCATGTAGCCTATCCGGGAGAAAAGCGCGTCGATCCCTCGTCATTTTCCCCCGAAAAGCGCCCATTCTTACACGGTTTTTTGGGGCGCCCTCTGCATAAGCACACGGTTTATTATCGGAGGCTCGAGAGCCTTGGATCCTGTAGCACTATACTGTCCTGTGCGTGCATCTCGACACCGATAGATCCATCGAGTATGTTGGCTTCACGCTGGGAGGCTGAAGTATTTGGAGAGCGAGCGAGTGTTGCCGCCAAGTGATCTGATGAGTTGTCCGTGACAACGCGGGTAAGATGTCGGTCGGGTGTCCTGCCTGTTCTGGCACGTCCCCCTCGACATCGAGCCAGGAGAGGAGAGTATTCCTTCGCCCATGCATCTCGCCAAACCAAGTTTGGCGTCGCTCGAGGCGAAGGAATCTGCTCGATCTGCGATTGCCGACTGCACACCCGGCCGGCGGGTCAAATTATTTAAGACTGTAGTATATTCACTCTGCTGCGTTGAACTGGATGAAGACTAGTAGCTAGTTCATGCACAGCCTCGATCGACGTACAGCTGTAGCAAGTCCTTCGACCCTGCCTAATCAACGTGGGGAACAGCGATTGGCGATCTGGCCAACGCATAATTTGCGCATCCAGCGGCGATACTCACGTACCGGGGGTCCGGGGTAGTACGTACTTCTTCCTCCGCTACTAAACGGCGATACATGTGTGCTTTCTCCTGATTCTAAACGTAGATCGTTTTAGAATTTTATTCTGTTATAAAACTTTTTAGCTTAGACCATCAATTTGTAATATATATGATGTTATTCATTATAGAGAAAAACTTTCATAACATGCATATTGTATAGTTTAACAAAACTTGTAGTCATAACGTCGACCATGTTATTTAGTCATATAAGTTGCAGCTTTCAGCCGTTTGGTCTGCGGTCTGAGAAGGTGCCTGGCTAGACAACTGATCCCATGTATCCATTTTGCTCTGCTTGGGGGCACTAGTGGAAACTTACGATTGCTGCCTAGGTGCTGAGCTGCCGCCAGGCTTCATCCAAACACGGTAGATGTGGGTAATTTAGATGCAATCTAAAGGAATTACTTTATTATGTAATCTTTCAAAATAGGATGGTAGAAATGTCATCTTCAATTAGGAAACTGAATAGATCTAATGGCACTTTTTCTCTATGATGATTAAAGACAAGTGTTTTGACGATAAATCTGAAATTTATGAAAATATCTACTATTTGTTTTTTCTAACATATCTTGTGGTAATTAATCCGAAAACTATATTAAGAGACTCTACTTAGTAATATTAAGATATGTGTTGTCATATTATTTGCATTGCACGCACTACGTGGATCTTCAATATGTATTTAGTTGAAAGGTAAGCTTAAGTTATATCAACCTTTGAGTCATCCTTTTCTGTGACACGTACCATGAATCTATGTTTTTACTTAAAATTTTGATCTTATTAGTTGttattttttattcttttgTTTAATTCAAACTATAAtatatacttattgtatatttTATTCTAAATTTGTCCTTTtgtattttattaaaaatatattctagttCCTAAATTAAACTCTTAGCAGCTACGTGGCATAAAAGTCATTTCACCCTTGCACTACACTCAAGATGTTTTGGTATATCAAACAATTAAATATATAGCAGTAttgttttataaaaatatagagTGCTAAAGTTTAAATTACTAGCATTGACATGTCATAATATTTTAGTCAAAATTTATATATAGATGTATATAAAACAACAATTTACAAGATTTATTGGGATTACTATATAATTTAAGGTGAATTGATATGGGACTGCTAAGGGACCATTTTGTTCATGAATAATAAACACATGACTAGATCCTCCAGCTAATAGGCTCAGCTAAATTTTAATTGATTTTAACTAGATTAAAACAGATAAACTTTAAATAGTTTTTTGGGCGTTTTAGATTCCTGGCAGCATGAAGTTTATTAGTGGGATCCAAACTGACCCATACTACCGAACATTGCTCCTACAGGCTAGTAGCTACATAGTACAGCCTATGGCCCTCTTAGGCTACCTAGACGTACCATGCAAAGCCAGTCACTGAACGATCCGGCTGCCTAATTCAGCACTCTTGACATATATGATCTGACGCTTCTCATTTTATTCAAATCCTACTTTGCATAGAGTAATCCTACAAGCTTGACTTGGGTTTGCATCGCGATTACCCCGTACGTCAAGTGCTCTTATCCTAAGTTCCCTTTGTCCCACCCATTCTATATGCATCAACATCTCTTTTTATTATCCGATGCATGCTGAAGTCGTAAAGCTAACTTTATGATTCATCTATCACTATATGCAAGTACTGGAGTAGTATTTGTTTGCAGATAGATGAGAGAGATGGCCGAGGTAATAATGCTAGCAGTGACCTTTGCGTGTGTTTGGTTGCTCCGCAGCCGCTGAATGAGTAATATCACTTGGAGGTCTCTAACGCATCCTCTATGTTAATTGTTATGAAACATGTCACGAAAAATATGAATCGAGACGCGTGCTACAAAAGAGATAAATTCTAAAACTTTCATAATAAAACAACTAGCCTTTAATTTAGTAAGCTCTAATCATCCACCAAAATAATCATTAGGTCTATTGTATTTTCAAACCACCACACCATTATAAAAAAAGTACATAAAGTAACTTCTAAATTTACATCTAAATTATCTATATATGTCATAATGAAATATAACTAAAATAGCTCTATAAATTTCATCTAAATTACATAGTTGTGCCATTATGAAAGACAATGCAACGCAACTCCTAAAATTTTTATCTAAATTACCCATATCTATCAAAATAAACCCTAATTTTGCTTTTAAAATGTCAACAAACAGTATAAAGATAATATAAAACAACCACTTTAATTTTTATCTAATCAACCACCTTTGCAGGCATAattaaaaacaaaactaaagtATGCTATATATCCTTCTAAACCACACACTTTGAAATGTTAAGCTATAATTAAGCAGAAATACTATATGCCACCATATAGACCAAGTGTAATGCATAAAGTAGAATAAAATGTTTGTTTTATAGAATTTTTAACTAGCTAAAGTTTTGCTTTGAAATTTTAACTAACTATAAACTTTACTTAGGTGGATCTAAATAGATCCTGTAATGGcctaaggccgtgtttagttctcgAATGAagaaatttcgcgacactgtagcacttttatttgtttgtggtaattattgtctaaccatggactaactaaacttaaaagattcgtatcgtaaatttcgatcaaactgtataattagtttttatttttgtctatatttaatacaccATGCATacgtataaagattcgatgtgacgggaaattttgaaaaattttgggtttacgGGTGGAaggaaacaaggcctaataaatGGTTTGTAGCAGAAGGCACTGGCGCACTGCGTAAGGAATGAGTATCGATGTCAATGAGTTGCGGTCATGGCAATTGCAGGGTCTTTGTCGGACCACGTCAGCACATATGGCATTCGGTTCGTTTTTTTGACAAAATAACCATCTGGTCAGCATAATTGTAGCGCAAATCTTACGGCCGGTTGCTGCTCGCATCGACCATCCTCGCTCAGGCCTTAGCTGCAGTGACGGTGACGGTAGTTTCTCGACTCCTCCAGAGAGACGCCTCGATGAATGACGATGGGCTTGCATTAGAGCGTGGGAGATGTTCGGCGCAGAAGAACGAATAAAGTGATGGGCCGCGAAGCAAGCTAAAAGGGCCGACTGCACATGGGCTTTAGTCCTCGGCGCAGTCACCCAGAAACGGTCGTTCTTGAGGTTGAGGTCACAGCTGCTCCGAGCCTCCGACGGCTTCCATTGCACGTTGGCGAATGGCGACCTTCAAATCAAACTGACAAATTGATTACTAGAGCAAAACCAAAGTGgaagtatagatagattctcTAATCCCCCCTCACCTTGCTCAGAATCggctgagttttttttttttttgaccttTTGGGAGGGAAGAGGCGGCGGCGTTTGTCTAGCAGGGGAAGATCCCCTTCTGCAGTCATGCAAGGCCGGCACCACCCAGATTAGTTTGGAGGTACGATTGGTTTATTTACCTTTGCAGCTCAGCGTCTGCTAGATTTATCTGCCTTGTCATCGACGAGCAATCCTGAAATCTTCTTGGATTTGCGCATTGGGAGTAAATCTGTTCCATTCCCGCTTTGTAGCCGCATGAAACTactatgtatatataataagtataatcCCAAAAGGAACACGAAGCAGTTGTTTTCTACGGTGCATCTCGCATCTTTTGTTTGGTGTAACATTTGCTGTCTTGTAGATTCATTATTTGTCAGCAGGATGTAGGCAAGACACGCTCAGCTGATGGCAAAACACGGGGGGCAATTGATAAAGAGTTATCACAAATCAGTTCAGTCCCAACAGCAAACAGTAACATAGTTTGTGACAAGAATCATTGTATTTATATGCAATCAGTAACATAGTTTTGTGACAAAAATCTTTGTATTTATATGTTGGTACAGAATCACAATAAGGTATAGCCGGAGAACACTCGATTCTCTCAAATACACTCTACCGATCTACATGACCTACTTATTGTTAATTCCATCACTTATTTCACTGAACTGTGATGGGCCGACAGCACCGCTGTTCCGAAGGTCAGCTAGGTCCTGCCATGGAGGATATGTCAATGCTGCTGTTCTTCTGAAGAGCTCATTCGGTTTCACTTCCTCTCTTTGCTGCTATCTTGGCAGAAAGAGCCAATCTCAAGCTTATAACCATGTCACTCTTGATAAATCAAGTCAGATTTAATTTGCAGTCTCTTTTCTAACTCTTCTTAGGTCCAGTTGAACCCATTCAAGTCAATTTTCTTGCAGTTCTGTGGCCCGTCAGTGGTGTCATTGATATTCAGATCCAATTTTGCTGCCTTGCGTGTCATACTAAAACTGTCTCTCTCATGCCTGTCTAAGTGGCTTGGAGGCATCATGCTTAGCTTGTCAAGAAACAAATCCTCTCTTCTTTCTTTCGCTTGCATATCAAAGGCCATGCCTCCTATCTCCTTTCCTCTGTGAGCAGAAAGGCTGATTGATAGGATATCTTGATCTTTCTGTGAGCCATCACAAGCAGTTAAGCAGCTGTCAACTGACCCGTCGCCAAGTTGGATGGTGTGCCCTTGTAGAATTTGGGAACCTTCAATCTCTTCAAAGCCTGTAAATGAATGCTGGAGGCATTCTGTTGATACCTTTGAGACTAATTCTGACAGTTGCATCTTCGCGGTTTCTACACCGACTGACCCTGCATTCTGCTTTGAAAGTGTCTCCTGTGCCTTTTCTAGCACAGATTGTAGGTACTTCCCTTGTGCTTCAATGCGGAGTTGCAAATGTCTTTGTACCTGTTGAAAGGCATCGTTTATGTGTAAGGTATCACATTATCAGTACTTGAGCATTAACAGTAAAGAGCTACTTGAGTATTAACAATAAAGAGCTTGCAAcatgaaaagaataaataaattcTGGATTTACAATTGGTCGGTTTTTTTAAACTTTTTTTAGCATCATAAGTTTTTCAATGTTCTTTTTTAAACTGTGTTCAGTCAATTTATGACAAGAATATATCCCTAGACAACCATGACTAGACCCTTGCATTGTGAGCCTCTTAGAAGTCATGCTCTGGTGTCCAGCATATACTTTTGTCGATAAATGAGCTATAGATGTTCATTGTGTGAAGGACAAACTATGTGGATGCTCTTCAGCTCTTGGAGTCTTGAGTTAAAAGATATGCATGCATTACATACATTTTTTTCTCTTGGATTTTTTACTCTATCAGTAATATAGGAACTAGTGCTTGGCTAAAAAAATTGGGGTGATTGGAGCAATTAAGTGATGTTTTTTCTTAAAGGAATGGTGATTGAGATGTCATTTATTGACATGTAACATTATACATGATCTGACCATGTCCCTGGAGTTTACCAAATGATGGTTAAGCTACTTaatttttctttatttggatGTCTGTGCATCAGGTACTTTCATGGCAAAATAAACCTTCATTCGATGAGTGTCCTAGATCTACTTAAAGCCTGATTTGGGATACATTTTGCTATATATTTGGCCACACAATCTACTCCAGTTTTCTAAACTATAGCTCTCCTAGGGATGCATCAGTTAGAAAATGTAAACATTTATGTATTCATAAGGAATGTTTAAATGGTAACTTTGTTGGtaatatgatttattttcttctGCTTCTGTACCTCAAGTTGCTCATGCAGTCGGCGCTGTACTTCAATTTGCATCTGAAGGGCTTCACCTATGTGCACAGATCTGATAAAATGCAAATCCATGTTATCTTATGCAAACATGTTGAAGCAAACATTTATTCATCTCTTACTTGTTTGTCTGGGTTCCAAGATTTAAGTGGCTAGCCGGTGATCCATTTCCTTCAGGTGGTTTCTCCATTGCCATGGCGCAGCCAACCACTGAAGAGCAGAAAGGACATTCAGTATTAAGCTTAATTGGAGACTGTTAACTGCTAGATAATGAGAGAATGCTATAATTACCATTTTTTGCATTTCCACCATTAGCTTGGGCATGAATGTTTTTGCTTAGCCTGTATTTCTAGTAAAAGAGAAATCAACTTAGTTTCTTGCCACAAGGCATACAAGGGAAAACATGATACTAGAAATTCCATGTCTACCTGAAGATGACTCTTAAGGTGGTATAGTGTTAGTCCGGGGACACCCATGAGTCTCATGATTGTCTTTGGTGTAGCTTCTGCAAATTTCAGAATTTAGATGGTAATCTTCCTTATGTTAGCTTGTATGGTAGATATAGGGTTTAAACATGTACTTACTATCAGGCCCACCAAGTTGATTTACTGCCTCCACAAAACGCTCATGTAGTTCAGGCGTCCATTTTAACCTAGGTTTAGCATCAGTCGAAAGCACAAGCCCTGACTCTGCTGGAATGCTCCCTCCTTGCAGAATCATGTGCCTTTCTGGAGGGAATGTCTGCCTAGAAGACAGGAAATGGCTGTGGCTCTGAAgctgttgttgatgatgatacATCTGGCATGAAGACATTGCAGGCTTAAAGGTTAGGATGTATGAGGAGATctcctctttctttttttctc contains:
- the LOC8083688 gene encoding myb-related protein 2 — its product is MYHHQQQLQSHSHFLSSRQTFPPERHMILQGGSIPAESGLVLSTDAKPRLKWTPELHERFVEAVNQLGGPDKATPKTIMRLMGVPGLTLYHLKSHLQKYRLSKNIHAQANGGNAKNVVGCAMAMEKPPEGNGSPASHLNLGTQTNKSVHIGEALQMQIEVQRRLHEQLEVQRHLQLRIEAQGKYLQSVLEKAQETLSKQNAGSVGVETAKMQLSELVSKVSTECLQHSFTGFEEIEGSQILQGHTIQLGDGSVDSCLTACDGSQKDQDILSISLSAHRGKEIGGMAFDMQAKERREDLFLDKLSMMPPSHLDRHERDSFSMTRKAAKLDLNINDTTDGPQNCKKIDLNGFNWT